From Centroberyx gerrardi isolate f3 chromosome 10, fCenGer3.hap1.cur.20231027, whole genome shotgun sequence:
TTGTAGACGAAGATGGCCAGCAGGACCACGGGGGCCTGGAGGAAGAAGTCCAGCGAAGGGCGGAAGTCgaacaggaagagggagaaggtggTGACCAGAACGGTGGTGATCTGGCCCGTCAGCACGTGGAACATGTTGTCTCTGAACTTCAAGATGAAGGCCACGGATAGACCCAGGGCAGCTGGGCAGAAGACAGAAGACAAAGGGTTTATCTTTCATGCATTATGTTGGATTGCATTAGTGTGGTTTCAATCAGAAAATACTTGAACCTGTATGGTCAATTTTTCAAATGCACAACGTAAAGTCAAGGCAATTTGGTAAACCTCATCTCTAGGGTGTGTTGGCATATGAAATTTACTTTTATAGAATATTGTTGATGGATTTTAATGACTGTGCAGCTCTTATTTTGAGACTAAAGCATGTTTTACATTGTTACTCACCAGTGACCAGCACCAGGCCCAGGGAGTAGATGTTGTGCCCATGAAAGAGACCACAGTGCAGGGTGAGGCCACGTGCCTCCCTGCCCAGCCCCAGGGTCAGACCATTAAACACCACACCAAAGGCATACCTGCAACACCACACAGGAGGGGATTAAGGTTATCTTCTACCATTATCTATTATCATCTACCGCCACTATTGCTAGCTGTTGCTGTGTTTCCACGGAGCCTCTTACAGTTTGCTGTTCTGGATGAAGATGCTCTCAGTCAGCTGGTCTCCTTCTTTGAGGATCTTCTCGTTGTAGATGTTGGCCATGGCTGAGATGAAGcactggaggaggagcaggatgtGACCCACACCCAGAGAGCGAAGCTTCCCCACTAGTTTGTCCCTCCAGGCCTGTCCTGGCAGGGAGGACACCCACGATTCACTGGCACTGGGGGGGGCGAGGACACAGGGGGAGGAAGAATAACAGAGAATAAATGAGTCTAACTGACTGACAATAAATGAATAGTTGTCTTTAAGGGGGTATTAAGAAATCTATGATCTTTATcagcgaccagtaggaattgcaacaacatcggcAGAatgtctcctcctacacaagtctctggcagaGTCCTGACTTCCCATGTCCCCTTAAGCTACGATgtctgtaattgacacaaacaataaagttgCATTTGCTATCGAGTTATGGAGTTACTGGTATCAGGGTTCCCTTGgacacttggacatcaaattcaaggacttttcgctgactttcaaggtcttgttggGTGAAGTTCAAGGAATTGATACGTTTTGGGGTAAATTACATGTTTTAGTGACTGCAGCTATATCAACGCAAATCTCCTCAGGAGGTGTTCATGAGAGGGGTCTAGATagctgaggcatattgatgaatttgggtgctacattttaataaaaattaagtactttcaaggccatccatttgttttcaaaatCTTTCAAGGACTTATTTCATTTACCAcaggattttcaaggcctgtgGTAACCCTgaggtattgatcaacaactctatcaaccccctgtagatatattatggtcattttgggGTAGTAAAAACCGCAAGTCGTTCAGGAATCCCGTTCATCACCCATTTACATATTCCTGCATTCTGATCACGTTACCTGCTGTTCCTCATCTGCTCCAGCAGCTGTGTGTAGAGCAGGCAGGAGTTGGAGGGGGCGGAGAAGGCGCTGGAGTGGAGACCTGGCATAGCTATAGACTGCTGGCTGCTCCCTGACCCCGTTGTCAGGGAAACGATGGACAGGAACAGGATAAACAGCGCTGCCCACTGGACCCAGGACAGGcgcctcctggaggaggagaggagacacacagatgaaagCTTTATCCCAGGATGAAGGAAAGATAGTTGAcataaacactgttaaaaatgcaaatgtctCCTCTAAACAAGCTACACAAGAAGTGACTAGCTATGGATTTGCAACAGCATAGCAAATGGGGGAGATGTCTGAACTGTGCGGTCATCACCCGTGTTATCTACCATCAGACACATTCACAGTCACAAAAACGTACAGACTGTAGTGTACAATCTCAAAAAGAACAtaacattactgctgattgagTCACTTACTTAAGAACAATTCTGAAGAGGATAGCTGTGGTCAGGATGACAAAGTTGGAGAACAACACTGCCATGgcctggggaggagagggaggagtgagggctTAGAGATAATACAACAGAGTGATAGCAGCACTTAACGACTGTATCAAACCCCTAAGCCGTACACACAAAGGGAAGAACTTTTTCTAAAAGCTGGTATGCTACTGGAAGATCACGTCTATTTACATCACAGTACAGGGTTTTCCCTGGCTTTCAAAGAGGGCAATGTGCTAAAGTTACCAGTCGGGTGGGTTTTGCATGGTGAAACATGCATTTGCAACAAGCTTTATATGCAGAAATAAGCCAGTTTGAAGCAATTCGGTAACAACAGATGTGATAAGAACTCCCACAGAAGCCCAAATGCAACATTAAGATACAAAATATTTCATTCAGGTGGTGAGAAAAATTATGTATGGGGTTGCCTAAGAGTTTAATAGAGGGAAATCCTATGGATACAGGTATAAACTATGGGCAGGTATTGAGCTAATTGTGGTAGTAGAGAGAGAAGCTCACAGGCTGCAGGTAGGTCATAACGTAGAAGATGATGAGGTTGTCCAGGAAGTAGAGGAAAGCAGGGACAGACCACTTGAGGAAACTGAGGAAGGAAGGACTAGAGGAACAGCCCAGCTCTCTGCGTGAACGGCCCTCTGGAAAAACAAGCAATAACAAAGAGTGAATAAACACACCgtttcatcacacacacaccgagacagCTGCATATTCAATCAATGGCGCTTACCTCGGACTATGACCCTGAGTGACATGGCCAGACAGAAGAGCAGCTTGAGCGCCTCAGCCAGTAGATTGACAGACGCAGGGAGGAAGTCATACTTGTTCTCTGCAAATAAATCAGGAAcaaagaaacacagtcagcaaGACGCTAACGCTTGGGCggaatacacaaaaaaaaactggaacTGATTCATAACACTCGTGGTGAGAGAAGACTTGGAGAAGTTGCTGAAAAAGGAGaccaaaaataccaaaaatgtaTACTGCTTAAGCTGTCTAAGGCTATGTCTCTCTGGGAAACAGAATATCTGTGTAGCTGTCAGTCACCGGCATTGGCGGAGAATTTGAGCAGCAGGATGCGGCTGGTCCCCAGGGTGACGAAGCCCAGGCCCAGAGCCAGAGTGTAGGCCGATGAGCGGGAGCACAGCCTGGGGCAGGGACGGCAGCACACCATGGCTGGGGCCGGGGCTGGACGGATCCTCTCACATTAAAACCTGCTGGATCAAccgaaaacacacaaacacacacgaccAGTTAAAACAGCAACAAGAGGGAACAGAAAAGAGGTAACGCCCTGCAACTGAACTACTTTCATGTCGTGTCAATTTCTCCAACGTCCTGAATTCTTATGTCACCAACAAGGAAAGTCTAGGCAATACTATATTCATttcaatcaaaacaaacacagtgaaAGATTTTCATCAAATAAGTAAATTTGTGATCACACCTCTTAAAATTCCACGACATGAATGACAACTTTctggatttttcatttgtgtctgACATCGCAATGGTATCCTGTAAAACAGTGAACTCAAATTTAtccattaaaggaatagtgCACCCTAAAATGAAATGTCGAACATCCAGTGAAGTTCacaggaccaccaaacacacagaaagtaaGCCATCGCAGCTCCacagagataatgaggtaaatattggacttttgaacccacagtgcaatcatttggctacaGAACAGTGGGATTATGCTCcatgctgtttggagaaatttgatggacattttatgattgaattttggggggaaattcGCAGTGCATGTCTGTAAAGAAGCTGATCAGGAGCAGTGCATGTCTATAGAAATGTGAACGCAGCACATTAACAGCTCATTCTATGCAACCTTGCTTAACTGTCCTTGACCATAAAAAGGATCCAAACATGGAATCAACATGGCACATTTAAACCACTCAAACATTTTTTACATCTCTTCTCCAGCCATCACAAACTAGACTGTTCTACATTAGCTCTTCTCCCTGTCCTGGTTTGACATCCAGATGGTGAACAACAACTGTCCTGGTCTGCCTCCTCTGAGGTCTTTCAGTTGATCAGAAGCATGTGAGAGCCGAAGACAGTGGCAAAGACCAGACTCAAACACAGAGCGCCTTATTCCACAGTTAAGCAGAAGAGAGGCAGTTATCACATTAGCTGAGGTTGTTGCTGTTTACCAAGACAACACAGGTCTTCTGTGCTCAGAGCGCCTTTGCTGACAAGATAACAAGGATGATTAGCCTAAGGGTATTTTCATGCACTTGCAATATGTTTATATTATCCAATTCTACTAAGTCAGTGTACAAGTCATAACTACAGTGTTCCTAGCTGGACATCAGTTAGACTGCAAAGGATTTTGCAGTAACTTGTAGGAATTAAGCTAAACCGTCCTAAAGCCTCTCGTGGCGCATGTAAATACATACTCTGTAACATACAAAAGTTATTAAATAGTATCCAAATGTTCAGCCCTGTTACGATGTAGTGATTTTACAGTAGACGTCTGAGGTGTAACGTTGAAACTTGAATGGAAATCAGCAGGTGCATACAGTACAATGTCACACAGATTGGCGAAGTGGCAGGAAACGTAACCGTATAGCGATTTCTACAAGTAATATGACGCTAATACCAAATAAGCAGCCAATGTGAAACCAACCGGACCAATACAATGTAACGACATGTAACCTAGCGAACTTTTAAATCACctattacagtgtgtgttagcTTGGAGCTAAATTCATTTGCATCACAAGTGTCACAATGTTTTCAGGATGTAAACAACACTGCCAACACCCGTCTCTGTCTGAACATGTCCAAACAACACGTGCGTGCTTTTGGATATTCAGCCACATATCCTCTTACGGTGTCCCCAATAAGATGTACATAAAGTTTATGAATGAATCTTACGCTTTATTCCGCTTTTTTCCGGGACATCGCTGAATCGACAACGCAGCGTCGATACTTGGTGCTTCCTGATCAATCGGAATCTGCGCAGGCGCACTACCGCAGGTACCGTGTTGACGTCATCTTTATTTATgtgagctcaacagtgaccgcccacttttgaacggctccggttccaggaagtgaatttcccattcattccgcCATTGACGTTTCAGGAAATCCttatatgaagagttttaagcatggatgtattaaactaggttttaagcctggaactaagccaaccaactacgagatgaatcgtgaccataaaacatttgattcggagcaaaaaaaattggaaaacagaaaaaaggtgtttttttttgcttttttttccgttttccaattttttttttttgcttaaaattctttatataaggattttctgaaacgtcaatggaggaatgaatgggaaatttccttcctggaaccggagccgttcaaaagtgggcggtcactgttgagctctatacCAAGAAGATCCAGACAGACACTGCAATTTCCTGAGATTTCCACTGTACACAGTCATAGATTGTCCCGACTTGTCAGGAAGAACAATAGGTCTTTGAGAACAAAAGTAATCACTTTCTGTTTTACATTCAAGAACTGAGGAGGGAGATGGACTTAACCAAAAGTTCTTGGCTTTTTAATTTTGCCTACTCTTCTATTTTCAGTCACACAGAGTGATTTAGTGTTAAATAAGAAGGTGGCTAAACTCTATAGCACCCATCCCTACCAGCTCCGGAAATACTGTTCTGCAGTTGATCCTGACCTCGGAGTTTCCCCAAGATGATCAATGTGtcacactgttgttgttgttgttgttgttgttgttgttgttgctgttgtagttgttgttgttgttgttgttgttactataATAGACCTTATTATCACGTAACTTtcatcagtttgacactacttactTTGATGTATGCTATAAGATTTCTATCAGCTTATAAAgttgggtaaactctattccagaaataaaaaaagtgggtaaactgaggTGGGTTTAGCTTTCACTTCATCACCGTCACACATGATTAGGCAATGTTGTGTGAATTGGCCGTGAATTATGGAATATTTTTGTGGCACATCTGTGGATGAACAGACAGATTAAAGAAACTTTCCTGGGACACTTTGAGGTCAGAATCCTTTGTAGTTAAATCTTCAAGTGTCATCCCCACTGTGCTCTTGCATAGATGATGGGAATAAGCACTGCACCCCTAGGGCTGActcacagcacaacacacaagGTTTcaattaaaagagagagaaaaaaaatatgccgAGACACAGTTCATTGCCCTGGGACataacgtgtgtgtgagtagtgtgtgtgtgtgtttgtgtgtgtgagtagtgtgtgtgtgtgggtgtgtgtgacagtgtcaGATAAAGGACAGAGTGGACCTCTCTGTCAGATCACAGCTTCTTGACTCGCAGAACAGACCGTTCTCACCTGGAGTTTTGATCCCAAATATGAGGCTCTGTTCCCGGGCTGGAGCCTCGCGTCTCCTGCCTGTCCTGGTTCTTCTGACTGTCCTCCTCCATGTCAAAGCAGACCAGGACCAACTCAGGGAGAGACACTACTATATCGCTGCTGTTGAGGTAGACTGGAACTACTCAGGCAATGGCCCGGACAGGTAGGATACTCATTACAGGATTAGTGATATTAAAATACaagaggaggatttggtggtttTGCACAAGTTATTGTGGATTTATCATTTTCAGTTAGATTTACCATTTCTGTGTTGCGGATCACAAGCTGAGTGATAgattctgtgtatgtatgtggtgACTGCATGAATATTTGATGatgatttcattattttccatttttcatatGACATATGCCTATTTTATAATAACTTTGTGAGACAGTTTATTGGATGGACTAGCATTCTGTTGTTGAAGTTGGCTGTACTTTGTAAAAACATTCCAATAACCATTCAGGCATAATTTCTTTGACAGCTTGTcattcaaaaaatgtaaaaataaagactCAATAAGATATATTCAGTGCTATCTACATTTCATAATATCATGAAATAGTATTTATACTTCTTTTGTTGCACTATCAGCGTtggcatgacacacacacatacatagtgGAACATCAGTTACAGTATAAGAAGAAATTGTCTTGTTGacatgagctgctgtgtgttctGGATAACGCATACGTCTGGTGTTTCCTCTGTGCTGATTCatggtttgtgtttttccaccATTCATCAGGTCTGGTCCCACCTATAAGAAGGTGGTCTTTAGGGAGTATGAGGAAGGCTTCAAGCAGGCTAAGACTCATCCCGCCTGGTTAGGTAAATGTCCTCTAGGGTTTACATTAACCCACTGACTGTCTGGCTCTTATTTGGAAATtgttctcctctttctcaaTACAGTTTCCACGCAGATAGAAACAGCCTACGGTGGAGCATACCTGtactgtctttttgtttatataGTATGATTAAAGCATTACTGCACGTAGCATGTGGAACCAATCCTCAAACTGTATTTGCTTGCATGATGAAATAAGAAAACGAAAACAGAAAGATAATGACTGATGATGAGTCATTATGAGTTTACATCATTTGCCACAGTGTGcccacacatgtacacataccaGTTGGGCGGATTCCAAATAAACTGAAACCTCTTTCCGTGCAGGTCTGCTCGGACCCACACTGAGGGGCCAGGAGGGCGAGACCATCGTGGTCACTTTCCGGAACATGGCGGGCAGACCTTACAGCATCCACCCACATGGGATCGCTTACGGGAAACAGTCAGAGGGTGGGTGCCTTTTCACCCAGCCATACATGTATGTTATGGCTGCTGCAGCTGGGCTGTGGCTAACCCAGTTCTGAAGACACCGACCCCAAAAATGTCAGACAGGCACACTGTAACATAGGTGGCCTGTTGGGAACGTTGTAAGGAAAGGGTCTGCATTGGGCGTTCTTGATGTTACTCATTCTATTAAGTACACAACATTGGGCAATGTGACAAACAGATGTGTTTGGCTTTTTCTGAAATATTAACCAGGACAGGCAGATTAACGAAGTAGACTGTACTGAAGTCCAACAGGAAGCCTTCCTAAGCCTTAGGAAATCACTGTCTGTGCCCACACATATAGAGAGATATAATAAGAGGGATATTAGTGCCTTTGTGGATCTAGGAGATTGAGACTAATCATTCCTTAATTAACAGGTCAGAGTGCAGAGGAAATTTAAAATGACTGAATTGCATACAGGAAACTCTGCTTAAATCATTAACCCAGTCTTCATTATGTTTGGGATATGAGTCAAATGTTTCTACTCCAGTTATTTCACGAATTCTATTAACAAAGTCAATACTGTCCCAGCCCCCCTGCACTGCGTCGGTATTCAATTAATTTGACCATAATGAGATGAGGGATTATTTTTAATCTTTCTTTACTTGACCACAATGTCGAAAGTATTCCCCTGATTCAaattgaatctctctctctctctctctctctctctcccaggagcCCAGTACTTCGACAACACATcgctgaaggagaaggaggatgaCATGGTGCAGCCCGACTGTGAACACACTTACTACTGGGAGGTGACGTCAGACGTGGCTCCCCAGAGAGACGACCCCACCTGCATCACCTACACCTACATCTCCCACCAAAACATGGTGCAGGACTTCAACTCGGGCCTCATCGGCACCTTGCTCATCTGCAAGCCTGGTACGCAGTGAAATACAGCTGGTTCTGCAATTGCGTGCTTACAGGCTTTAACAGAGGAAATATGGCagttaacactttatttggatagtctaatgctgatactcaactatcaggtgacaaaaagtagatgttcaactaAGTATCACTTGTCTATTTGGtgcatctccacagactatgtaaccctaaacGTGACCCCATTTTTAACCCTAAATCCAACCCTAATCTgaccctatttctaacattaaccacATTAACCACACATCACATTATAGTCACTGATAGAAagttggactatccaaataaactGTGACCATATCGCATTCTCCCTATATTTCAGAATTATATTGTTCATtcattgtgttttcatttttttgcatgTATGGCATTGTTGGGAGAAAGCACAAAGTTGCATGAAATTTTCCATTGATTTcttgccctttctctctctctctctctctctctccctctctctctctccccaggcaGTCTGGATGAGTCGGGGCAACAGGCTCGTTTCCACCAGGAATCTGTGTTCCTCTTTGGGGTTTTTGACGAGAAACTGAGCTGGCACGAACCAGCAGGCCATGCCGCAGACAACCATGTCAAATACACCGTTAATGGGTACACAAGTGGATCGCTGCCTGGTcagtcacacagtcagtcagtaagttagacagtcagccaatcagtcgGCTAGTCAGAGAGCtaatcaaccagtcagtcagtagtcgaTCAGCtcatattttcagttttttatttgtGCTGGTTATGAAGTTTTACCAACAAAATGACAGACTTATGATGAGTTGTATCTCTCTATGTGTCAGTGAACAACATTCACCAGATATTCTGCAAAATAAACTACAGTaaaatcctcttttctctccagaTGTCAGTATGTGTACCCACACCTCTGTGAGCCTGCATCTGATGGCTATGAGCTCGGAGCCCGAGGTGTTCTCAGTGCATATGAACGGGCATGTGCTGCAGCAGGCCGGCCATAAAGTGGCATCGGTCGGCCTGGTCAGCGGCTCGGCCACCACCGCCAGCGTGACGGCTATCTACCCCGGGCGCTGGCTGCTCTCCTCACACACCGCCAGTCACCTGGAAGGTACAGGAATAGAATCTACATCTCTGGTatcttctgctctctgtgtttctgttctaCGTCACcaacatttaaaaaaggaaTCTTGTTGCACGATAATAAAGGATGTTGGGGTGTATAGAACTACTTGAAATGAAGTCCAATTCATTTCAGAAAGTGCTAGCATCTATTAAACTTGTTAATAGGAACTTTCCTTTGGCATATTCAGTGTTATTCAAAGCAACAAGAAGTGATATGTTTCTCCCTTTGCAGCTGGCATGCATGGTTTTGTGGATGTGAAGAAGTGTGAAGGCTTCGAGGCCCCCAGGCGCAGGCTGACCATCGAGCAGAGACGCCACAGCAAGCAATGGCCATTCTTCATTGCTGCTGAGGAAATCGTCTGGAACTACGCACCCAAAATGCCGACATACATTGACGAGTAAACAGCATGTACACTTTATATATGACATTTTAACTGATTTTTAGCTGTATTCACTCTGTACAAACTGTATATGAATGAAACCATggttgagatgattggtagcctctatctcacaccagtggtactGTTGGTGGTAGTGTTTCTCAAACTtgagaccacatttcccataaaccctatTGCTTCCCATTGTAAAGATGTTTGCTTCctcagtcaaaggttttctctttgactTAACTGAAGTGGATAAAcatctgaaagctttagctctgtttgtgctggaagaacagtgccctcttcctgttttgtgctgtaaatcaatacagcagatttcccatgAAATCCGACCCAGTGattcacaatgtaaaatgtagcagTAAAAGGcagctggtagaggctgccaatcttctcagcaatggtcttgtttTTTTACGGTAAttgtactaatgtctcaaaatgaatgtggtaatgatctcttcatgttaaaatgtaacATATGACACCTTTAAATAAAAcgtcttctctctttgtttagGGACTACAAGTCCCAGTACCTGAAGCAGGGGTCTAACCGCATAGGTGGGATGTACAGGAAGGTGGTGTACACTCAGTACACAGATGAAACATTCACTGTGAGGGCAGAGAACAAGCAAAGGAAAACTGAGGTTGGGATCTTGGGCCCAGTGATCAGAGCGCAAATCAGAGATGTTGTCAAGGTGAGACCATTTCATTCTCAGACGCTGCCTTTGAAGTAGATCTTGTATGATTATTTAACAGTGATTTTAAACTGTGAGCCTTCACACATCCTCCTGCTCTTTGACAGATAGTCTTTAAGAACATGGCCTCCAGGCCCTACAGCATCTACCCACACGGACTGACAATAGAGAAATCACAGGAGGGGTTCAACTACCCTGCAGGAGGTAACCAAAATCATATCACACAAGCATGGGATAGAATGtaatagactagaatagaatagaattgaatagaatacAATTGAATTGAGTAGCTTAATCTGATAATGTACCTTGTGACAacatgggttcaaatcccagccTATGCAATGCTGCCATGTCTCTTTTTTCGtcacatttctgtctctcttcactataaACACAAACTGATTGCTGTACAATGGACTTCCCACTCTGCTTTGGATATATAAAATGATGAGAATAAAACAGATAGAAATGCTTTCTGTGTATTCCCAGGCAACCAGTCTCACGGCGTCCAGCCAGGCGAGACCCACACCTATGAGTGGAAAGTGGTTGAAGAGGACGAGCCCTTGGATGGAGACTCCCGGTGTCTGACGCGTCTGTACCACAGCGCCGTGGACACGCCGCGCGACATCGCCTCCGGACTGATAGGACCGCTCCTCATCTGCAAGAGTCAGTCCCTCAACGTCAGAAACGTGCAGGTAAAAACAATCGATTGCATATTACACGTACTTACACTTCCAGGCTAACAGCCTTCCACAGCTTTATCCATAACTTGAatgctttctgttttatttagtATATTTAGTATTATTTATATACATAAGTACCGTACTAACTAAAAGTAGTCTACTATATAGAACAAAAATTCAAATGCAGTCGATAAATGtcaaatgttttaatatttgTTATGTGTGCAATAGTCATACCATAATGAAAGGTAAATGTGGAAATTAAATTCTAAGTAGAAAAACTAAATTTCAGAGAAGTAGAAAAGATGGAACAGGAATttgaaaatttaaataaaatgtgaaaaaaatgtgaaaattgcaTGCACTTGTTTTACATTGCCATTTCCCATTTCATTTTGGCTTCTCCCATTTGACATTTCAATgaaatttcaaatttcaaattgcaAACTGTATGTTAATGATACCACCAATACATTATGGGAGGGCGGGTCTTAGAAGGGGCGGAACCATACAGAaacattattaatttattaattttagATTTAACTGTAGATTTAACTTTCTTTGCatcttttctatttatttttgaaattcattttttatgtatACTTCATTTTCGCTTTCACATTTTATTGTGGCATGATTATTGGATGCATAGCAGtaaataataaatcatttaaCATTTCACGATTGCGTTCATTCATGTCCTCCATAAAAAGAAGCAGCACATtgaaaagaacaacaacaaattaaCTCACTTAAGATCATCATCACACAACTGTTTTTCTTAGCTGAATACAGTTTTTTGTTCTGCTCCTATAGCTGAAAGCAGACAAGGAGCAGCATGCCATGTTTGCCGTGTTCGATGAGAACAAGAGTTGGTACCTGGATGAAAATATTCGTTCTTACTGTGATCGATCCAGAGTCAACAAGGCAGACCCAGACTTTTATAAGTCCAATGTTATGCACAGTGAGTTTTGTCATAATCTATCATTCTGTGGTGACTGACGCTCATAATAGCACCTAATCCTAAAAGATATGATTCACCAGCTCCTTTCTGCCGTATGTCTATAAGCCCATTGCCTTTGGCTGCCTGTCAgaccaacattttttttttgtccttgcaGCGATTAACGGTTATGTGTTTGAGAGCGGTCAGCGCCTGGGCTTCTGCAATGGTGAGATTGCAACATGGCACGTGTCCAGCATAGGAGCGCAGGACTACATCCAGACAGCCACCTTCTACGGCCACACGTTTGAGCTGAATGAGCGCACAGAGGACTTTCTCAGCCTCTACCCCATGACTGGAGAGACCATCTCCATGAACATGGACAACATTGGTCAGTCAGCGCTTACATTGACTTCTTTTACCAATCAGTTTATTGTATATCAAAATACTGAACTGTTCTAATAATGTGCCACCTATGTAAATATGTGTTCTAATTTTGTATAGACTGTACATGTTATATATAACAAAATAGACCTGTCTTGATACATTTCCTGGACAGAAGAAAGTTAATATGTATGTCATACTGTGTCATATTTAGTGCACGTGTATCAAGATTATCAATACGCAGTGCCACCATTTGACACACACATGTGAAAAAATAACTGACAGTTCCTTAGTTTTTGATGTGCACATTACATCTTTTACACATGGCATACAGCAGAATAATATACCATGGTTGATATTAattttgtgtgtctctcttgaATCAGGTGTCTGGCTGCTGGCCTCCCTGAATTCCCACGAGACGACCAAAGGGATGCGGGTAAAGTTT
This genomic window contains:
- the slc35a5 gene encoding UDP-sugar transporter protein SLC35A5; amino-acid sequence: MVCCRPCPRLCSRSSAYTLALGLGFVTLGTSRILLLKFSANAENKYDFLPASVNLLAEALKLLFCLAMSLRVIVREGRSRRELGCSSSPSFLSFLKWSVPAFLYFLDNLIIFYVMTYLQPAMAVLFSNFVILTTAILFRIVLKRRLSWVQWAALFILFLSIVSLTTGSGSSQQSIAMPGLHSSAFSAPSNSCLLYTQLLEQMRNSSASESWVSSLPGQAWRDKLVGKLRSLGVGHILLLLQCFISAMANIYNEKILKEGDQLTESIFIQNSKLYAFGVVFNGLTLGLGREARGLTLHCGLFHGHNIYSLGLVLVTAALGLSVAFILKFRDNMFHVLTGQITTVLVTTFSLFLFDFRPSLDFFLQAPVVLLAIFVYNASRPKDPEYSLQQEKLRVINGEVFERSRGDGEELERLTKPNTDSESEEESF